In Nostoc edaphicum CCNP1411, the sequence ATAGCGAGTCGTGCTGCCATCAGGATGGCGGATTTCGACAAGGTTGCCATAACCACCTTTGTTCCAACCAGCTTTTTCTATTGTCCCCTCAGCTGAGGCGACAACTGGCGTACCAGTGGAGTTGGCAACGTCAATTCCTTTGTGCATTCTACCCCAACGCCAGCCATAACCAGAGGTGAGAGTACCCTTTGCTGGCCATGTGTAAGCTATGGTTGAGGAAGATGGAGGAGGAGTAAGTTCGTCAATGGGTCTGGGCAGATATTGATCCACTGCTGCCAAAGGCGGTAGTATCTGTGGAGAAACGGTGGTTCCCCGCATCTTTCCTAAGGAGTCAGAGGAATTTACTCTTCCAACAGGCGTTGCAACTCTGGTTGGAGATGGAGTGCGAGAGGGAGTCCACTGGCTAGCAGAACCTAAATTAGGCAAGAACTCTGGGTTTACTGCCTCGTTAGGGCGTACAGTAGTACGGAATTGGGTCTTAATTGGTTGAGCGCTATAGTTAGCCCGAATCGGTGTTGGAACTGGAATTGGTATCGCTACACTATTCCGTCGAGGAGCAGAGTTCGGTACGGGGATATTATTGGGGGTAGAAATAGGAGTGAGCATCGCAGCATTATTAATTTCGGTAGCTGCTGCTGGCACAACTAAGTTTCCAGACTGTTGAGCGCGATATTTCTGCTGTAACCTCTGGATTTCCGCTTGTAAGCCCCGCAAACGGTCATTATTGTTATTGTTTCCCCTTGCTACTCTATTTGCCGCTGTTTTAGGCTGTTGCATTTCGGCAAAAGCTTGTGGCACTGGAATGTCACCACCAACGCCATAAGACCTAACAGTTGGGGGGGCTGTTTCTAAGTCAGTTGCACTATTTGCCTGAACCTGAACAGTTACTGGTGTAGGGACAGCAACGCTACTGTTGTCGGCAATGGTTGGTGATTGTGAACTAGGTAGGTATGAGTTGGCACTACCAATATTCACAGGGGAGGTGGCTACTTTTGGAGTTTTGCTGGACTCTACAAAAGTGGGCTTAGTGGCTACAGTTGCCTCAACTTGAACAGCAGGAATAACTAGTTTTTGACTAATTTGCAGTTCATTTGGATTATTGAGGTTATTTGCCTTAACTATTTCTGACACTGAAGTGTTGTATCTGCTGGCGATCGCTGCTAGTGTATCTCCAGGCTTCACTTCGTAGGCAGTTCGAGTCGAAGATGCAATAACTGTTGGTGTAACTTGTACTGGTACACTTGTATTAGTCTGTGTCTTCTGTTTTAACCTCGATATCAGGTTAGCTTTGCTGGCATCGTCAGAAATGTCTGATTGGGCTAATACAGTCTTCTCAACCACAGTTGTTGGCTGTGCCAACTCTAGATCAGCTTGTGATAAATTTTGGTTCTCCCCAGACCGCAGCTGCGCCAGACTCTTTCTTAAACGGTTCGATTTTTCTTGTAATCGATTTAGTGCGAACTCTTGTTGCGCCTTAAGTTGTGCATTTATTTCACTGTTGACTGCGCTAGATGTTGCCACTGTTTGTGGCTCGGCAGTTAATGATGCATTTGTACTACCAAAACCATCAGCACTAGAGTCAGACAGATTATTGACTGTTGGGAAACTAGTTTCGGCTAAGGTATTGTTCAATCCCTGTGCCAGTTGAGGCTTCAGGTAAGGGGAATTTTTATAATCAGCTGTTGCTTGGGAAAACGTTTCTGATGCAGGAACTTGCAAAGACATTCCACTTGCGGCAACTTGCCATTTAGCTTCAAGCCCAGGCACTTGTGAGACTGCCGTTGGTTCCACGATCACAGGACTTTCCGGCACGCTCGCTGATGAGACTGCTTGGGACTCCAGCTTTGTGGAGGCGAATTTCACCTCAGTGTCAGGAACAGCAGGAATCGCGGAGGTTGCCTTTTGGCTGCCTACTGGCACTGCTGCTTGGGCTTGATCGCTTTGTCGAGTCACCAAAAGGCTGGTTGCTCCCATAGAGATTGCCAAGCCAATCATGGCGGCTTTTGTCCGCACCCGGCGGTTAACTTTTGGATTCATCACATTTAGCAGTTCTACCGGGGCATCATCGCTGCTGGGGTTATTGTTCAACACAGCTTTTACTCTCTTTTTTAATGCTCGTTTCAAAGACGACCTCCTATGATCACTAGCGCTTAACTGACCTCGATTTTTCAGTTGGATACTAGTCAATGATTTAGATCACAACAAATGATAGATCAAGATCACATTCACCAGAGATGCTTACGCAAGATTAACCTGCTTCTCTGATTTAGACAAGTTCACACGTGTTAGCAAAACTTAAAATTTGCTGTGTTTACTTGTCCGAACCACTCCTAACACCACTTAGGACGTTTTACTCTTTACCATTGTCCGCGCTTGTCTTGCGTCAATCGCGGGGACTGGACAAACTATTTGCCAAGTCCATAGTCGCTGCTGAGAATTAAATTGCTGCCTGCGACTTCTGGAAAATTGATGCCCCCTGCTGTAGATATCTTCAAGATATTTCTACCCAATCCGTCTTCTCAACACGAGACTTTACGTTGATTATTCCCTAAAAAACAACCGTATTAACTATCGGCTACTTTTTGGCTGCTTTCTGCCGTTCATTGAGCCAAAATAGCTCAAATGTAAGACATGACTGGATTTTAGCGCGTTTGTTCCCAAATTTAGGATGTTTCAAATTCATCAAAATCTATCATTCAAATTTGGCAATACCCCAAGTTTTATATACAAATTTCTTATAATAACCTTCCTTTGTTTGTAAGTATCTTCCACTACATTTTGGTAATAAACCTAATTTTCGGTATATTGTTTTACATATTATTACAGTAAACAAGAAAATTTTTGCTGCCAAAAATAAATCGTCTAATAGATTCTGGGAGATATCGTAAGTGAATATACTTATGGGTATAAAGGTAATCAACTATTGTAAATAGCCTAACTGACGACGGGTTTCAAATAAGCCAATTGCCACACTTACCGACAGATTCAAGCTGCGAACCCCCGGTTGGCTCATGGGAATATACAGAGTAGCATCGCAATCTGACAGAATTGCTGGTGGTAAGCCCGTAGTTTCACTACCAAACAACAGCCAATCATCAGCTTGAAACTGAAAGTTTACATAATTACAACTTCCGCCAACTGTATAACCCAGCCATCTACCTCCACGCTCCTGATGTAATGTTTTAAAGGCTTCTAGGGATTCGTGATAGTGGAGTTTGACATAAGGCCAGTAATCTAAGCCCGCTCTTTTGAGGTAGCGATCGCTAATTTCAAATCCCAAAGGCCCCACCAAATGCAATTCTGTACCTGTAGCTGCACAAGTACGGGCAATATTACCTGTATTAGGAGGGATTTGGGGGTTAACTAAAACTACCTGAGGCATTGTCCGTATAATTTACGTATTGTATAAAACAATCTATTGTCAATGTTAAATCTACCAAAAGGTAGAGGTGATTCATAGGTTTTGTTAATAATAATCAAGCATCATCCATCGATTAGATTTTTAAAACGAATCGCAAACCCTCCCAGGGCAATGCCTGAGAGGATATTTGGCTAAAATCAGGAAATATTAAGTTTTGTGTAGAAAAAGTAAGTACCTGTGTCTTTTAGGGCTGGTAGTCTCTCCAAGAGAATCTATCATTTGTATGAAGAGGCGAGTAGTAGTGAGGAGTAGGGGGAGATCAGGGACAATCAGGGGAGCAGAGGGCAGGGGGAGAATAAAAATTACCTCTTTTTCTTTCTCCTCTGCTCCTCTGCCTCTTTTCAATGCCCAATGCCCCATGCCCAATTCCCTTGACTTAAGCCAGTAGTGACGAACACAATTTGTCTTCGAGTTCGATTTCGCGCTCTTGAGTGGCGATAATAGCCTGAGTGATGACCCGTTGGCTATCAAAACCGACTGCGTGTAATTGCAACCACTGTTGAGCTTCATTACCTTCGCGGAGGATTTTGTGTAATGGGGAAAGGAAACAGCTAAAGCCTCGTTGTTTGGCGATCGCCCAAACATCTTGGTACATTTCAGAAATCCAATCTCTGGCTAGGATATTTCTACCATCTTGCCAATGCCTCAACTGAGCATCAAGACTATCAGCAGCAGCAGCAGCTTCGTTCTCAGCAGTCAAGGTGACAAGTTCTTCAGCAGAAAAAGTACTTTGGGTTAATGGATCGATACTAGGATTTTCAATTACTTGCAACAAACGCGCTTCTAATAAGGCAGTAATCGCCAGCAAAGCAATCGGATCTGTGACTAAATCACAAATTCGCAATTCTAAGCGATTCAAGTCATAAGGACGGCGATCGCCATTTGGCCGCACTGATGCCCACAAATGCCGCACGTTTTGCATGGTTCCGGCAACGAGTTGATCTTCCACCCACTGGATATGATCGGCATGGCTGGCAAATAACGGTACATGACTAGGCG encodes:
- a CDS encoding peptidoglycan DD-metalloendopeptidase family protein, whose amino-acid sequence is MKRALKKRVKAVLNNNPSSDDAPVELLNVMNPKVNRRVRTKAAMIGLAISMGATSLLVTRQSDQAQAAVPVGSQKATSAIPAVPDTEVKFASTKLESQAVSSASVPESPVIVEPTAVSQVPGLEAKWQVAASGMSLQVPASETFSQATADYKNSPYLKPQLAQGLNNTLAETSFPTVNNLSDSSADGFGSTNASLTAEPQTVATSSAVNSEINAQLKAQQEFALNRLQEKSNRLRKSLAQLRSGENQNLSQADLELAQPTTVVEKTVLAQSDISDDASKANLISRLKQKTQTNTSVPVQVTPTVIASSTRTAYEVKPGDTLAAIASRYNTSVSEIVKANNLNNPNELQISQKLVIPAVQVEATVATKPTFVESSKTPKVATSPVNIGSANSYLPSSQSPTIADNSSVAVPTPVTVQVQANSATDLETAPPTVRSYGVGGDIPVPQAFAEMQQPKTAANRVARGNNNNNDRLRGLQAEIQRLQQKYRAQQSGNLVVPAAATEINNAAMLTPISTPNNIPVPNSAPRRNSVAIPIPVPTPIRANYSAQPIKTQFRTTVRPNEAVNPEFLPNLGSASQWTPSRTPSPTRVATPVGRVNSSDSLGKMRGTTVSPQILPPLAAVDQYLPRPIDELTPPPSSSTIAYTWPAKGTLTSGYGWRWGRMHKGIDVANSTGTPVVASAEGTIEKAGWNKGGYGNLVEIRHPDGSTTRYAHNSKILVQAGQQVNQGETIALMGSTGHSTGPHTHFEIHPSGKGAVNPIAMLPDRL
- a CDS encoding tRNA (cytidine(34)-2'-O)-methyltransferase translates to MPQVVLVNPQIPPNTGNIARTCAATGTELHLVGPLGFEISDRYLKRAGLDYWPYVKLHYHESLEAFKTLHQERGGRWLGYTVGGSCNYVNFQFQADDWLLFGSETTGLPPAILSDCDATLYIPMSQPGVRSLNLSVSVAIGLFETRRQLGYLQ
- the gshA gene encoding glutamate--cysteine ligase, coding for MVLLKGFEIEMYTGTPQGEIVGLSDKIVAALGGFMREPDSRNVEYITQPSHNYDNLLCALLRPRRELRNYLNRLGDYTLIPGSTLSLGGGDRFLRSDPANPYHDYIENTYGTKVVTASVHINIGISDPEVLMRACRVIRMEAPLFLALSASSPFLDGKATGYHSTRWGVFPQTPSHVPLFASHADHIQWVEDQLVAGTMQNVRHLWASVRPNGDRRPYDLNRLELRICDLVTDPIALLAITALLEARLLQVIENPSIDPLTQSTFSAEELVTLTAENEAAAAADSLDAQLRHWQDGRNILARDWISEMYQDVWAIAKQRGFSCFLSPLHKILREGNEAQQWLQLHAVGFDSQRVITQAIIATQEREIELEDKLCSSLLA